The genome window AAAATCTTAACAGAACCAGACAATGCACTAATTAAACAATACAAAGCTTTACTGAAAACAGAAGGAATTGACTTGATTTTCACCAAAGAAGCTGTAGAAAGAATTGCCGAGATTGCATTCCAAGTTAATCAAGATTCAGATAATATCGGAGCAAGAAGACTTCATACCATTTTAGAAAAATTACTAGAAGATTTACTATTTGAAGCACCAGAAATCAATATGGAATCTATTAAAGTAACAGAAAACTATGTTAATGAAAAACTTGCACCAATTATGCAGAATAAAGATTTAACACAATTTATTTTATAAAATACTAGGAGGATCTAATAATGACTTTATTAGAAAAAACAAGAAAAATTAATGCTATGTTACAAAACGCTGCAGGAAAAACAGTAAACTTCAAAGAAATGGCAGATACACTTACAGACGTCATTGAAGCAAACACATATATCGTAAGCCGTAAAGGTAAATTACTTGGCTATTCCGAAGCACTTCCAATCGAAAATGATCGTATGAAACAAATGCTAACAGAACGCCAATTTCCTGAAGAATATACGCAAAGCCTTTTCAATGTAGGCGAAACTTCTTCTAACTTAGAAGTATCAAGCCAATATACTGCTTTCCCAATCGAAAACAGTGAGTTATTTACAAAAGGTTTAACAACTATCGTACCTATCGTTGGTGGTGGTGAGCGTCTTGGAACACTTATCCTATCTCGCTTAGAAAGTAATTTCACTGATGATGATTTGCTTTTAGCGGAATATGGTGGAACAGTTGTTGGAATGGAAATCTTGCATGAAAAAGCAGAAGAAATTGAAGAAGAAGCTCGTAGCCGTGCGGTAGTACAAATGGCAATTAGCTCGCTTTCTTACAGTGAATTAGAAGCTATTGAGCATATTTTCGATGAGTTGAATGGTAAAGAAGGCCTTCTTGTTGCCTCTAAAATCGCGGATCGTGTCGGCATTACACGTTCTGTAATCGTAAATGCACTTCGCAAATTAGAAAGTGCAGGCGTTATTGATTCTCGCTCTCTAGGAATGAAAGGTACATTTATCCGTGTACTAAATGATAAATTCCTTGTTGAACTAGAAAAATTGAAAAATAACTAAAAAAACTAGAAAAGCTTTCTCTGGAAATATTCGGGGAGAGCTTTTTTTTGATTGCTTTGGTAAAATAAGAAAGAAGAACTTGTGTGACTGGAGGAATTTGGAATGGAAATTGCTGAAACAACCATTGAAGTGCGCTATGCAGAAACCGACCAAATGGGCGTTGTTTATCATAACAATTACCTTGTATGGATGGAAATCGGACGAACAAGATTAATTGAAAAATTAGGTTTTCGTTATTTTGATATGGAAGAAGCAGGGTACCTTTCTCCGGTATTAGACGTGCATATTCATTACGGAAAACCACTGCGTTACGGACAGAGGGCAGTTGTAAAAACATGGATAAAAGGGTATGATGGACTTCGTGTTACTTATGGTTATGAAATTTGCTATGAAGATACGAAGGAAGTAGCAATTACAGGTGAAACACAGCATGTATGTGTAACTAAAGAAGATTTCCGCCCTGTATCATTAAGAAGAACATTTCCGAATTGGCATGAAGCCTATCTAAAAGCTTTAGAATAAATAAGACTGGTAGTGATAAAAATGGCTTTTGGTGTAAAACGCGATGAAATGGAATTATGGAAAGAAAAAGCAGCCCGTGGAGAGATTGCAATTATCACCCATTATTGGCTAGATGATCGCTTTCCAGAATCAAAAACTGTAACCAAAGTTGCATGCGTAGATTTAAAAAAATTGCAACAATGGGGGAAACAATATGGTTTAGCCCCAGATTGGATTGATAACCGTCGAAAAAACTTTCCGCATTATGATTTGTTTGGTGAGATGCAACTTGTTGTACTGAAAAAAGAAAAAGCCTTTGAACAAATCGAGCGGTTTCATTTGGAGGAGAAATAACAATGATCAAACTGGAAAATGAAGTATTGCTTGTAGAAATGAAAACAGCAGGAGCAGAATTAACGCGAATCTTTCATAAAGATACCGGACTTGAATATTTATGGAATGCTGATAGCAAGTTTTGGGGGCGTCATTCACCTGTTCTATTTCCAACAGTTGGAAGGCTTGTAGAAGATACTTACTTAGTCGATGGAAAGCCGTACCACTTAGGACAACACGGATTTGCTCGTGACCGAGATTTTCAAGTAGTCGAGCAAACAGAAAAGTCCGTACGTTTTGAGTTGGATGCAGACGAAGATTCATTGGCAGTTTATCCCTACAAATTTAAACTATCTATTATTTATACAATAGAAAAGAATACGGTAGCTGTTTCCTACGAAGTTGAAAATACGGATAACAAGCGAATTTATTTCTCTATTGGTGCGCACCCAGCTTTTAATTTACCATTAACAGATGGGACGACATTTGAAGATTATTATTTGGATTTTGGAACAGAGGAGAATTTAGAAACACTTTGTTTAGAAGGACCTTATCGCAGTGGCGAAATTAAGAAGGTTGTTGATGAAGCAGCCCGATATTTACCATTAAACTACGATTTATTTAAAAATGATGCGCTTATTTTTGAAGCGTTAAAACAAAAAGAAATGACTATTAAATCAGATAAAACACCTCATTTTGTAAAAGTATCTTTTCCAGAATTCCCATTTGTTGGAGTGTGGACGGCAAAAGCAGGAACACCATTCTTATGTATTGAACCTTGGTACGGAATTGCGGATGGGGCAGGAGAGTCTGTTGAACTGCGAGATAAAGCGGGGATAGAGCATTTAGAGCCAGAAGCAGTCTTTGCTTCTGAATATGAAATTACAGTAGGTTAAAACAAAAACCCAGAAGAGCGAAACGCATCTTCTGGGTTTTATTACATCCATTTTATTTTTGGCTCTTCTCCGTTACGTATCCGAGTGATATTTGCTCGGTGACGCCAAATTACAAAGAGCGCGATACAAGCAACGAGAACAATTAAAATCCAGTCCCCCATGAAAAGAGAAATAATTAATGCAGCAAGTGCTCCAATCATTGAACTGAGAGATACATATTTACTAAGTTTTAGTGTAACTAAGAAGACTACAAGTGCGGCTACAAAGAGTAATGGCGCATAGGCGAGAATGACTCCGGCAGAAGTAGCTACTGCTTTCCCACCTCTGAATCCTGCGAAAAGTGGGAAACTATGCCCGATAATAGCAAATGCTCCAGTTAGCAACCAGAAATGATGATCTACATTCAATTGAAAGGAGAATGGAAGCAACGTTGCAACAGTTCCTTTTAAAATATCCATTACTGTAACAATGCTACCAGCCTTGATACCAAGCACTCGGAAGGAATTTGTCGCCCCTAAGTTACCGCTACCGAACTCGCGAATATCTTTTTTGTAGAAAATTTTGCCAATCCATAAACCAGATGGTATCGAACCAATCACATAGGCTAATAAAGAAAGCAGAATTAAGTTAATTGTCATTTTTAAACCCCTCAAGAAGAAATGATGTTTTCCATAAAGAATTATAGCACAAAATGAAGAGAATTGGCTAAATTGTTGAGATAAATCACGATGAAAAGTTGAAAAAACCGCAAAAATAGCTTATGATTAGAAAGTATAGTAGGGGGCGATTAGACTAATGCAAAATCCAACAAAAGAAGAAATCCAACATATCTTAAAGAAGGCAAAAGTTATCGCAGTCGTTGGTTTGAGTGATAAACCAGACCGCACAAGTTACCGAGTGAGTCAAATAATGCAGCAAGCTGGGTACAAAATTATACCAGTGAACCCTAATGCAGACGAAATTCTTGGCGAAAAAACCGTCAAGCATTTAACGGATATCGAGGAACATGTAGATATTGTGAATGTCTTTCGTCGCTCAGAGTTTTTACCTGAAATAGCAGAGGCTTTTGACCAAATAGATGCAGATGTATTTTGGGCACAGCTTGGCATAGCTAATCAGGAAGCATTTGATTTTTTGACAGAAAAAGGATATCCTACTGTCATGGATTATTGCATTAAGGTTGCTTATCAAGAAATGGATTAATTAAACACCATTTTTGAAGGAAGCAGGTTCTTATAGCAGAGCCTGTTTTTTTATGAAAAGGAATTTGTCACTAAACTATCTCTTTATTAATCAGCTAGTTAATGCTATTCTGATAAGGTGGTTTTAAGCGAATAACAACGTGAAAGTTGTAGATTGACGGAATGAAGGGAGTTTTGAAATATGAATCGGAATGAGTATAATGATGATTCTATTCAGGTGCTTGAAGGACTGGAAGCGGTCCGGAAACGCCCAGCGATGTATATCGGGTCAACAGATGTACGCGGGCTGCACCATTTAGTATATGAAATAGTGGACAACTCGGTCGATGAGACCCTTGCAGGTTTTGGTAAGAAAATTGTTGTGACACTTCATGAAGACGGTAGCGTTAGTGTTAGTGATGAAGGGCGTGGGATGCCTGTTGGAATGCACAAAACAGGAAAGTCCACAGTAGAAGTTATTTTAACCGTACTTCATGCTGGCGGTAAGTTCGGTCAAGAAGGCGGCTATAAAACAAGTGGTGGACTCCACGGCGTTGGTTCCTCTGTTGTAAATGCACTTTCTGAATGGTTAGTAGTTACAATTAACCGTGACGGCGCAACCTACCAACAAAAATTTAAAGACGGCGGAAAGCCTGATGGAACACTGAAAAAAATCGGAAAATCAAAAGCCACTGGGACAACAATTCGCTTTAAACCAGATCCAGCGATTTTTCCAACCACTTCATTTAACTATGAAACATTATCGGAACGTCTAAGAGAATCAGCGTTCCTTTTAAAAGGGATGTTAATCGAATTAATTGATGAACGTGTAGGTATGGCAGAGGCTTTCCACTTTGAAGAAGGTGTGAAAAACTTTGTTGAATATATTAATGAAGGCAAAGATGTGCTTCATCCAGTAGCCAGTTTTGAAGGAGAAAATGCGACCATTGAAGTAGAAATGGCGTTCCAATTCAATGATGGTTACTCTGAAAATATCTTGAGTTTCGTTAATAACGTTCGAACTCGCGGGGCAGGTTCCCATGAATCAGGTATGAAAGCGGCGATGACACGGATTTTCAATGATTATGCTCGTCGGGTGAATCTTTTAAAAGAAAAAGATAAAAACCTCGAAGGTAGCGATATTCGTGAAGGGTTATCCGCGGTACTTTCGATTCGTGTTCCAGAAAAAATTCTTCAATTCGAAGGACAAACGAAAGAAAAACTTGGGACGCAGGAAGCTCGTCAAGCGGTTGATGCGGTTGTAGCAGAACATTTAGCTTACTTCCTTGCCGAAAACCCAGAAACAAGCTCCCTTCTCGTTAAAAAGGCTGTTAAAGCCCGCGAAGCAAGAGAAGCTGCGAGAAAAGCGCGTGAAGAAACACGTAACGGCAAAAAAAAGAAACGTTCCGAAACACTGCTTTCTGGAAAGTTAACGCCAGCGCAATCACGAAACCCTAATAAAAATGAACTTTACCTAGTCGAAGGAGACTCGGCGGGAGGATCAGCCAAACAAGGCCGTGACCGTCGTTTCCAAGCTATATTGCCACTTCGAGGAAAAGTAATTAATACCGAAAAAGCAAAACTACAAGATATCTTAAAAAACGAAGAAATTAGCACGATTATTCATACTGTAGGTGCAGGCGTTGGTACCGAATTTGATGTCGAGGATTGTAACTATGACAAAGTAGTTATCATGACCGATGCCGATACCGATGGCGCGCACATTCAAGTATTACTTCTGACATTTTTCTATCGTTACATGCGTCCACTTGTTGAAGCTGGTAAAGTTTTTATTGCCTTACCACCACTTTACAAAGTAAGTCGCGGTTCTGGTAAAAAAGAAGTAATCGAATATGCTTGGACAGATGAAGAATTAGACTCTGCCATCCAAAAAATTGGTAAAGGCTACATGATTCAACGATACAAAGGTCTTGGTGAGATGAATGCTGACCAACTTTGGGAAACAACGATGAATCCTGATACACGTACGTTAATTCGTGTACGAGTAGATGATTCTGCACGTGCTGAACGCCGCGTGGCAACACTGATGGGTGACAAAGTAGAACCAAGACGTCAATGGATTGAAAAGCATGTCGAGTTTTCTATGGAAGATAGCCAAAATATTTTAGAAAATGAAAACATGATGGTTGAGGAGGCGAAAGACATTTGAGTAATCCAGAACAACATATCCAAGACTTAGCGCTAGAAGAAGTTATGGGCGACCGTTTTGGTAGATATAGTAAATATATTATTCAAGAACGTGCGCTTCCAGATGTTCGTGACGGACTGAAACCAGTACAACGTCGTATTTTATTCGCAATGAATGTCGAAGGGAATACTGCTGAGAAAGGTTTCCGTAAATCTGCCAAAACAGTCGGAAACGTTATCGGTAACTACCATCCACATGGTGACTCTTCGGTTTACGAAGCAATGGTACGGATGAGTCAAGATTGGAAAGTACGTAACATGCTGATTGAAATGCATGGTAATAACGGTAGTGTCGACGGGGATCCGCCAGCAGCAATGCGTTATACAGAAGCGCGACTTTCTCCAATATCAGCAGAACTTTTACGCGATATTGAAAAAGAAACAGTCGATTTCATTCCTAACTTTGATGATACGTCTAGTGAGCCGACAGTTTTACCAGCACGTTTTCCTAACCTTTTAGTGAATGGTTCTACGGGTATTTCCGCTGGTTATGCAACAGATATTCCACCGCATAATTTAACAGAAATCATCGAAGCTGTTATTAAACGATTAGATAATCCACTTTGCACAACGGATGATATTATGAAAATTGTCAAAGGCCCGGATTTCCCTACAGGTGGGATTATTCAAGGGATTGATGGTATTCGAAAAGCTTATCAAACTGGAAAAGGACGCGTTGTCGTTCGTTCTAAAACAGAAATTGAAGATATTCGTGGCGGTAGAAAACAAATTACGATTCATGAAATTCCATATGAAGTAAATAAAGCTAATTTAGTTAAACGCATGGATGAACTTCGTATTGAGAAGAAAATTGAAGGGATTTCAGAAGTACGTGATGAAACTGACCGTACAGGACTTCGTATTGCTGTTGAACTTAAAAAAGACGCCAATGCTGAAGGTGTTCTGAACTACCTGTTTAAAAATACGGATTTACAAGTAAGCTATAATTTTAACATGGTTGCTATTAATAAAAAACGTCCGGAGCTAATGGGCATTATCCCAATGCTTGACGCTTATATTGAACACCAAAAAGAAATTATTACGAAGCGCTCTGAATACGATATTCGTAAAGCGCGAGCTCGCCAACATATTTTAGAAGGTTTAATTAAAGCTTTGTCTATTTTAGATGAAGTCATTAAATTAATTCGTGGTTCAAAAGATAAACGCGATGCGAAATTAAACCTCCAAACAAAATATGATTTCAGCGAAAAACAAGCAGAAGCAATTGTATCTCTACAACTTTATCGTTTAACAAATACAGATATACATGAACTTCAAAGTGAAGCAAAATCACTAGCAGAACAAATTAGTGTTCTTGAAAAAATCCTAGGCGATGAAGCAGAACTTATTGCTGTTTTAAAAGAAGAACTAGCTGAAATTAAGAAAAAATATAAAACAGCTCGCCGTACAG of Listeria monocytogenes contains these proteins:
- the codY gene encoding GTP-sensing pleiotropic transcriptional regulator CodY; translation: MTLLEKTRKINAMLQNAAGKTVNFKEMADTLTDVIEANTYIVSRKGKLLGYSEALPIENDRMKQMLTERQFPEEYTQSLFNVGETSSNLEVSSQYTAFPIENSELFTKGLTTIVPIVGGGERLGTLILSRLESNFTDDDLLLAEYGGTVVGMEILHEKAEEIEEEARSRAVVQMAISSLSYSELEAIEHIFDELNGKEGLLVASKIADRVGITRSVIVNALRKLESAGVIDSRSLGMKGTFIRVLNDKFLVELEKLKNN
- a CDS encoding acyl-CoA thioesterase; the protein is MEIAETTIEVRYAETDQMGVVYHNNYLVWMEIGRTRLIEKLGFRYFDMEEAGYLSPVLDVHIHYGKPLRYGQRAVVKTWIKGYDGLRVTYGYEICYEDTKEVAITGETQHVCVTKEDFRPVSLRRTFPNWHEAYLKALE
- a CDS encoding aldose 1-epimerase family protein, whose amino-acid sequence is MIKLENEVLLVEMKTAGAELTRIFHKDTGLEYLWNADSKFWGRHSPVLFPTVGRLVEDTYLVDGKPYHLGQHGFARDRDFQVVEQTEKSVRFELDADEDSLAVYPYKFKLSIIYTIEKNTVAVSYEVENTDNKRIYFSIGAHPAFNLPLTDGTTFEDYYLDFGTEENLETLCLEGPYRSGEIKKVVDEAARYLPLNYDLFKNDALIFEALKQKEMTIKSDKTPHFVKVSFPEFPFVGVWTAKAGTPFLCIEPWYGIADGAGESVELRDKAGIEHLEPEAVFASEYEITVG
- the plsY gene encoding glycerol-3-phosphate 1-O-acyltransferase PlsY, with translation MTINLILLSLLAYVIGSIPSGLWIGKIFYKKDIREFGSGNLGATNSFRVLGIKAGSIVTVMDILKGTVATLLPFSFQLNVDHHFWLLTGAFAIIGHSFPLFAGFRGGKAVATSAGVILAYAPLLFVAALVVFLVTLKLSKYVSLSSMIGALAALIISLFMGDWILIVLVACIALFVIWRHRANITRIRNGEEPKIKWM
- a CDS encoding CoA-binding protein yields the protein MQNPTKEEIQHILKKAKVIAVVGLSDKPDRTSYRVSQIMQQAGYKIIPVNPNADEILGEKTVKHLTDIEEHVDIVNVFRRSEFLPEIAEAFDQIDADVFWAQLGIANQEAFDFLTEKGYPTVMDYCIKVAYQEMD
- the parE gene encoding DNA topoisomerase IV subunit B, with product MNRNEYNDDSIQVLEGLEAVRKRPAMYIGSTDVRGLHHLVYEIVDNSVDETLAGFGKKIVVTLHEDGSVSVSDEGRGMPVGMHKTGKSTVEVILTVLHAGGKFGQEGGYKTSGGLHGVGSSVVNALSEWLVVTINRDGATYQQKFKDGGKPDGTLKKIGKSKATGTTIRFKPDPAIFPTTSFNYETLSERLRESAFLLKGMLIELIDERVGMAEAFHFEEGVKNFVEYINEGKDVLHPVASFEGENATIEVEMAFQFNDGYSENILSFVNNVRTRGAGSHESGMKAAMTRIFNDYARRVNLLKEKDKNLEGSDIREGLSAVLSIRVPEKILQFEGQTKEKLGTQEARQAVDAVVAEHLAYFLAENPETSSLLVKKAVKAREAREAARKAREETRNGKKKKRSETLLSGKLTPAQSRNPNKNELYLVEGDSAGGSAKQGRDRRFQAILPLRGKVINTEKAKLQDILKNEEISTIIHTVGAGVGTEFDVEDCNYDKVVIMTDADTDGAHIQVLLLTFFYRYMRPLVEAGKVFIALPPLYKVSRGSGKKEVIEYAWTDEELDSAIQKIGKGYMIQRYKGLGEMNADQLWETTMNPDTRTLIRVRVDDSARAERRVATLMGDKVEPRRQWIEKHVEFSMEDSQNILENENMMVEEAKDI
- the parC gene encoding DNA topoisomerase IV subunit A, coding for MSNPEQHIQDLALEEVMGDRFGRYSKYIIQERALPDVRDGLKPVQRRILFAMNVEGNTAEKGFRKSAKTVGNVIGNYHPHGDSSVYEAMVRMSQDWKVRNMLIEMHGNNGSVDGDPPAAMRYTEARLSPISAELLRDIEKETVDFIPNFDDTSSEPTVLPARFPNLLVNGSTGISAGYATDIPPHNLTEIIEAVIKRLDNPLCTTDDIMKIVKGPDFPTGGIIQGIDGIRKAYQTGKGRVVVRSKTEIEDIRGGRKQITIHEIPYEVNKANLVKRMDELRIEKKIEGISEVRDETDRTGLRIAVELKKDANAEGVLNYLFKNTDLQVSYNFNMVAINKKRPELMGIIPMLDAYIEHQKEIITKRSEYDIRKARARQHILEGLIKALSILDEVIKLIRGSKDKRDAKLNLQTKYDFSEKQAEAIVSLQLYRLTNTDIHELQSEAKSLAEQISVLEKILGDEAELIAVLKEELAEIKKKYKTARRTEVQAEIAEIKIDTEVLVANEDVIVSVTKEGYVKRTSQRSYAASNGAELAMKEADHAIFIQKMNSLDSLLLFTSKGNFIYRPVHELPDIRWKNLGDHVSHLASDLSAGEEIRSAIAIQAFTEEKRFLFVTKNGMTKQSAITNYKPQRYSKSMMAIKLKGDDELLSVHLIDGTEDIFLATKNGYGLRYSITEIPESGARTAGVKAINLKQDDIVIGGIVLMPNEQKHILLATQRGSLKQMKASEFEPISRAKRGLLMLRELKSNPHRFIGITLADNNDHLFIETNTDQIVEIDVANLRITDRYSNGSFVLDETMEGEPTSIWLAIPEIKDTSDAKEE